A window of the Mesotoga prima MesG1.Ag.4.2 genome harbors these coding sequences:
- a CDS encoding LacI family DNA-binding transcriptional regulator translates to MVTIKDVAAEAEVSIATVSRVLNGSGYVSEDTKLRVLRVINRLNYHPMPSIRKKSLYRTLGVLLPNTMGNHYGEIFMGVEDYAHKNGFNVMLAMAREMVSREQEILNEYFQRKVDGVIVATLHSDEHMLNRFIESGIVVVAVDSPIREIKADSVNIDNSFAAYNVAKFLYEKGHRRVLFLPGQEGVHASKDRLKGLRKFASRTSDFDLKVARIGGFEPHHGQEAIRDYLRDFGIDFTAIFAVNDHVAMGAMQELHKNGVRVPDDVSVIGFDDSVHAPYTIPALTTVSQPRIEMGSAAAQLLIERLRLTQKRVFRNIVLPTALVERDSVKAI, encoded by the coding sequence ATGGTGACGATAAAGGATGTGGCTGCCGAAGCTGAGGTTTCGATAGCGACCGTCTCTCGGGTATTGAACGGAAGCGGCTATGTTTCCGAAGATACGAAGCTGCGCGTGTTGAGGGTCATCAACAGACTCAACTACCATCCCATGCCTTCGATTCGAAAGAAGAGCCTATACAGAACCCTGGGCGTCCTCCTGCCCAACACCATGGGAAACCATTACGGCGAAATTTTCATGGGAGTGGAGGATTATGCTCACAAAAACGGTTTCAACGTGATGCTTGCCATGGCCAGAGAAATGGTCAGTCGTGAACAGGAGATTCTGAACGAATACTTCCAGCGAAAGGTAGATGGAGTCATAGTTGCGACTCTTCACAGCGACGAGCACATGCTCAACAGGTTCATAGAGAGCGGGATAGTCGTTGTCGCCGTCGACTCCCCAATAAGAGAAATAAAGGCCGATTCCGTAAACATAGACAACTCCTTTGCAGCATACAACGTTGCGAAATTCCTTTACGAAAAGGGGCACAGACGGGTCCTCTTTCTCCCGGGGCAGGAAGGAGTGCATGCTTCAAAGGATAGGTTGAAGGGGCTGAGAAAATTCGCTTCGAGGACCTCGGATTTCGATCTGAAAGTCGCGAGGATAGGGGGCTTCGAACCTCACCACGGGCAGGAGGCGATCCGTGATTACCTTCGGGATTTCGGTATCGATTTCACGGCGATCTTTGCCGTCAACGACCACGTGGCAATGGGGGCAATGCAGGAGCTTCACAAAAACGGTGTTCGTGTCCCAGACGACGTATCCGTGATCGGGTTCGACGATTCCGTTCACGCGCCCTATACGATCCCCGCATTAACCACCGTCTCACAACCGAGAATCGAAATGGGAAGCGCTGCGGCCCAGCTGCTCATAGAGAGATTGAGACTCACCCAGAAGAGAGTATTCAGGAATATAGTTCTGCCCACGGCCCTTGTCGAAAGGGACTCGGTTAAAGCCATATAG
- the bgaS gene encoding beta-galactosidase BgaS translates to MLPYKGDEDMFGEDFLFGASLSGFQFEMGRNSPESIDRGSDWYAWAHDKLNIENGIVSGTFPESGPNYWTGFEEFHRLAADAGMKIIRIGLEWSRILPKPTFERWTDDLDDICNTEALEHYRGIIEDIRNRGMKVMVNLNHFSLPIWLHEPIRVNRYSDFTAGGWADPRAAEEFRKFAALCGRRLGDIVDMWSTENEPNVLATLGYRNRASGFPPSIIRPELAGVARDNLINAHLLGYEELKKETSSPVGLIYAMSWIDGEERAVDSALKAQFEFIDRIKDRTDFLGLNYYSRMVVESDEESDIGYKLLPGFGQGCKPNSLSRSGRPTSDFGWEIYPEGLYNILKTTMRRYDVPVFVTENGIADATDGLRPYYLIGHLKAVEKLIEEGFSVKGYMHWSLTDNYEWASGLGMRFGLVSVDFNDGSLTPRPSYYLLKEIIKQGSVNGFKKMLKEPYDIFDETLLIE, encoded by the coding sequence ATGTTGCCGTACAAAGGAGATGAAGACATGTTTGGCGAAGATTTCCTGTTCGGTGCCTCTCTTTCGGGATTTCAGTTTGAAATGGGTAGGAACTCTCCCGAGAGCATCGACCGCGGCTCGGATTGGTACGCTTGGGCTCATGATAAATTGAACATCGAAAACGGGATAGTTAGCGGGACGTTTCCCGAAAGCGGGCCGAATTACTGGACAGGTTTCGAGGAGTTCCACAGACTTGCGGCCGACGCGGGAATGAAGATAATACGAATAGGTCTGGAGTGGTCTAGAATCCTCCCCAAACCGACTTTCGAGAGATGGACAGATGATTTGGATGACATATGCAACACTGAAGCGTTAGAGCATTACAGAGGGATCATCGAGGACATAAGAAACCGGGGAATGAAGGTGATGGTAAATCTCAACCATTTCTCACTCCCCATTTGGCTCCACGAACCGATTAGGGTCAACAGATACTCCGATTTCACCGCCGGGGGCTGGGCCGATCCCCGCGCTGCGGAGGAATTCCGTAAATTCGCCGCTCTCTGCGGAAGGAGACTTGGAGATATCGTCGACATGTGGTCGACCGAGAATGAACCGAACGTCTTGGCTACGCTTGGCTACAGAAACAGGGCCTCCGGGTTCCCTCCCTCGATAATCAGGCCCGAACTGGCGGGGGTAGCCCGCGACAATCTGATCAATGCCCATCTTCTTGGATACGAGGAACTAAAGAAAGAAACGAGCTCTCCGGTAGGACTGATCTACGCTATGAGCTGGATAGACGGGGAGGAAAGGGCGGTCGATTCTGCCCTGAAAGCTCAGTTTGAATTTATCGACCGCATAAAAGATAGAACGGACTTCCTTGGTTTGAATTACTATTCACGGATGGTAGTAGAAAGCGATGAAGAGAGCGACATAGGTTACAAACTCCTGCCGGGATTCGGACAGGGCTGCAAGCCCAACTCGCTTTCCAGATCGGGCAGACCGACGAGTGATTTCGGCTGGGAGATCTACCCCGAAGGGTTGTACAATATACTGAAGACGACTATGAGAAGGTACGACGTTCCAGTCTTCGTAACCGAGAATGGAATCGCCGATGCCACGGACGGACTGAGACCATACTATCTCATAGGTCACCTGAAAGCAGTGGAAAAGCTTATTGAAGAGGGCTTCAGCGTAAAGGGGTACATGCACTGGTCTCTCACCGACAACTACGAATGGGCCTCCGGCCTTGGGATGCGTTTCGGACTGGTCAGTGTGGACTTCAATGATGGAAGCCTCACTCCGAGACCTTCCTACTACCTTTTGAAAGAAATCATAAAGCAGGGCTCGGTTAATGGTTTCAAGAAGATGCTGAAAGAGCCGTACGACATTTTTGACGAAACCCTGCTCATCGAATAG